One part of the Thermodesulfovibrio sp. 3462-1 genome encodes these proteins:
- a CDS encoding nucleotidyltransferase domain-containing protein, with translation MVYRQKYYNFIEKLSKEIINFYGDRLISMVIFGSVASDTFRPDSDIDILIVAENLPEGRVKRVEEFIKNIESHLEEDMIKLSKEGIYITLSPVFKTPEEVYTGSPLFLDMTENVKILYDKNDFFKKYLETLKIKLKTLGARKIYTKGGYYWELKPDYKFGEIIEL, from the coding sequence ATGGTATACAGGCAAAAATACTACAATTTTATTGAAAAGCTCTCAAAAGAAATAATAAATTTTTACGGTGACAGACTTATTAGCATGGTTATTTTTGGGTCTGTTGCTTCTGATACTTTCAGACCTGATAGCGATATTGATATTTTAATCGTTGCAGAAAACTTACCAGAAGGAAGAGTAAAAAGAGTTGAAGAATTTATAAAAAACATAGAGAGTCACCTTGAGGAAGATATGATAAAACTTTCAAAAGAAGGGATTTATATAACGCTTTCCCCAGTTTTTAAAACTCCAGAAGAAGTGTATACTGGAAGTCCTCTATTTCTTGACATGACAGAAAATGTAAAAATCTTGTATGACAAAAATGATTTTTTCAAAAAATATCTGGAAACACTTAAAATAAAACTAAAAACTCTTGGTGCAAGGAAAATTTACACTAAAGGCGGATATTATTGGGAATTAAAGCCTGATTATAAATTTGGAGAAATAATTGAATTATGA